TGGAGAGTCGGGTAGGTACTGCGTAAGGAAACTTTTTTTCTAATCGCCGAAAAAAAAATGTTCATGACAAAGTTTAACCCCATCATTATCCTTTTGCTTAAGATTCCATGTATATTATTACATATTTAATCTCCATTTTATTGTGATTATTAAGATTCAAACAATCATTTCATCAACTAAAGTACTCTTAGACAAACATCATTTAGGATGTTTCACAAAGTACATGTTTTATGCCAACATGGaaacatttttatgataaaaagcaACATTTTTCAATTGCCAAAAGCTTAAAACATAATGGACCATTGATTTAATTACTCTATAGATCAAACTTATACTAAACTCCACAAGAGTAGGTACATTATTAGTTTATCCAAAACCCTACTAGACCTTGTGTTCTAAGAAACATGTTTGTTTCGATTTGATTACGGGATATGTATGCTCGTATTGGAAGGGTAAATCGCGTATATATGATAGCTTGTGAGTCAAGTTACTCGCGTATACTAGGccatcacttttttttttactagAGTAACATATTGTGGCTCAGCCGCTCAGGTCAAATTACTTCATCAGGTAAATCACGTATATATGATAGCCTGTAAATACATCATGAGATAACAAATGAGTCGACCCATCTTCGGACAGTTGGCCAGTCGAAAATAGAATAGACAGATCAGATGATTTTTAATCTATGTTGAATGTTGCAGCATTTTTCCTGAAACATTGAAAGTAGCTAAGGAAGACCGAACAAACTCGCTTCTGCTTAACTGCAGTTTGCACAATACCCGGAAATCCTATGTTTTCGACAATGCTTATAAGCCGTAGACAATTCAACCAGTCTAAACAGTCTTACATAGATATCGGTCTCATATAAAAAAACTGTCTGATATACCAATCTCACCAGTCTAAAACAAGTCTGATGTTTTCGACAATGCTTATAAGTTATAAGCCGTAGTACAGCATAAATCAAACTAGACAATTTCACGAGTCTTATACAGATGTCAGTCTCATCGTCTCACATAAAAAACCGTCTGATATACCAATCTCAGTACTTCAAAACAATCGAGAACATAAAATCGCTTCTTATTACTTACAAATCAATGAAAAATACTTAAATCAACAAAACTAGATCGATCATAAGAATTCAGAACTACGATTTGGTCGATTTCCTTAACTACATCTTTCAGTCAACCAACCCAAAATATCATTCCTAACCAATGCAACATTTTCATCAGTCTCACCAAACAGCAAAGAATGCAGCATTCCTTCATAAATTTTAATCGTCTTATCCTCGCTTCTCGCCTCTTCATACAATTCTCGACTCACATTAGGATCAGTCACCCCATCCGCGCTCCCATGTAACACAACAAAAGGAATACTCACATCCTTCAATTTCGCGGTTAAATAATCTGTAACCCTTAGTAACTCAATAACAGTCCCTAATCTCGGCTTTCCATTATACCTTAACGGGTTCAAAACCGCTATAGCTTTCTTTTCAGGCACTTTAACGGATTTATCGAGTAAATCAGGAGTTGGGACAATAGCTAATTTAGGCATAATTTTACCAACCATAGTAAGAATCTCAGGAATTGGCCATTTGGGTCTAACATTATCAGAAATACGACACATGGGCGCGATCAAAATCGCGCCTTTATATCGATTTCCAAGACATTCAGTAACTTTCAAGCTAATCAACAAACATATTGCTCCACCCATTGATTCACCAAATAAGAAACAAGGTAAATTGACATAATTATGATCATCCATTATTGAATTAAAATACGAAATACAATCAGAAACGACATGATCAACATTCGGAACAAATGCTTTAAGCCCATCAGATTTACCATGACCAGGTAAATCAAGGGCAAAACAGGCAAAACCATTTTGAGCAAGGTAAATTGGGGTGCCTTGAAAAGTCCAACTAATGTCATTACCATAACCATGAACCATACAAATGATGCCACGTGgagggttgttgttgttgttggaaagTGGGACCCATGATCTAGTGAAAAGTGTTTggtttgttgttggtgttgtgtagAATGATTTTGTGCATTTGATTCCTTGTTGGGTGTAGTATTCTTCTTCTGGGGTTGTTCCCCAGTAATTTGGGTACGAGTTCGGGTTCGAGTTCGGGTTTGGGGGATTTTGGTTCATGATTTTAGGGTTCTTGAGGTGGGAAAAGATTGGGGATTTTTTTGAAGAGGGAATTGAATTAAGTTGTGATTGGTTGATGGTTCAATTGAAGATTAGATGCAAAGGGATGAATGATTGGTTGGTGTGGCATTTAAATGGACCTTTATAAATTGCTCAATAACCCTAATTATTATTTTTGGCATAAATTGGAACGTTTATTTTTCGTGAGAGTGACTCATGAGAAAAAAgattgtacatcagatgtactacATCATATTTATTTAAtgactttttgagtttttgtgtattttttccgAGTACTGTAAGGTTTATAAATTACATCttagttttatgatgtcaaaaatcaaatttttttgagtttatatgtaatttttttgagttataatgtaactttttgagattaaagtttaagtaataaactcaaaaactttataataaaactcaaaaaatttatcttaatgctcaaaaattatacaatctgatgtactacattagatgtataatccacttactggtgACTCATTCTGATACCGTGGTTAAGAGAAGAGGTGATCAACTATCATACCAAATTCAATTTTTTTCGATTAGTCAATTTTAAGCTGATTTACGGTCTAAAAAGTAAAATCTATAATAACTCGATTTCGAgatcatttcaaaaaaaaaaagagcatgAAGTTGAAATTCTAGTATGCCATTAAATTTTATGATTCACCAATGTCATTGTCATCATCCTCACTTTTACTCTGGTCTCGGCTCGACCATGGTCGCAAAATAAGGCCCAAGATAAGTGCAGCAACACCGGCTAATGAAATTCCGGTAAACACCATAGCCAATCCAGCAAACAACTGTAGAAATGAGATCACAAATGCTCCAAAAACCAGTAACAGTAGGAAACCTTGTATAGTTATTTGTTGCCTTAATGGTCCAAGTACTATAGCGCGAACTGCTGGTTTTATAGTTTCTTTTACTCCACTTGTCACCACTTTTACTGCTGTATCTACTGGCCATAAGTCGAAAATGTTGTCGTAGTTTTGATGGCTGTGTCGGACTTGTTGCCatttccaccaccaccaccactcgaCTGCATTGAACTTTTCACTGTCCCAGTCTGAACCTTCATCATCTCCGCTGTTTCCTTTGCCATTTCCGTTGTCATTAATGTTTCCGTTTCCTGATCCATCTGTTATGTTCTCGTGGCTGGTATCTTCGTCATTTCTGTGAGTTGAAACGGTTATTTTTCATTACAGGAATATAAATGTAAAGATATGCATGCCCTGGTTCGAGTTATTACCCTGAGTTTCCTGATCCATCTGTTATATTCTCGGTTTGATCCTTCGCATGGCTTTCAGGCAGTTCTAGCTTGAAGTGATGTTCAGAAAATGAAGAGAAGTGACTTCTAATCACAACTGTAAGCAAATTTCGTCGACTTCTTTTTCTACTTTGCAGCTCGAGTTGTGTTATTGTGGAGATCTTCATTGTGGCTCTTGATTTGTGGTTAGAATAACGATTTGAATGAgtgaaataatgatttaaatgatgTGAAGACAGCATTACATTGGATTTTAAGGTTGTTACATGAACTCAAAAGTCGAAACACAGTCTTATGGAGCATGAACTGAAATTCCTTGAGTGAAGTTTAAGCTTTCATATGATCCACTTTTGCAGTGGTCCTTGAGGTTTGAATCTGTCTTTTGTATCAGCAAATGAAAGATGGAATGTGTCTCTTACCTTTCTGAATTTTTTAGTGTCGATTAATGAGTATCGTTCTACGTGGAGATTAGCTAGCTCAGTTGATAAAGCCAGGTGATTAAAAAGTCGGTTCTTAATACCTATGTACTTTGCTGGACAAGATATTGACAAAATCCAAAACCACCCAACCGGAAAAAGCCAACGCGTCAAGGGCGTCTAATAACCCGGGCGACCACGGGCCTCTAGTTTTGGCCACTAAGTTTATAAGCTTTACCGATAAAATTTAATACAAACCTAGACGTGTAGTACACTTATACATTCATATTTAGGGCCTCATTTTTTAATGGTGCACCGGGCCTCCATTTACTTTAAGACGCCCCTACAAAGCGTTTCGACTCAAATTGACCAATTTGAAAGTACAGTTGtgtatatttaaaatgtaaaaaaCTTGAGAATCATGACTTGAATAACTGACATTGGCATAGCAGGACTGCAGGAGTTCTAATGTACTTGGGGATCACTGTACTGAGGATCAGAGTCGTCGTCATCACTGTCATGATTCTGTAAGCTGTTACGCCAGTGCCATAACCCGTAAATGACTCCACCAGAAACTACTGCAGCAAGTGTTACTGTTGCTCCAAGAATCATGAACAAGGTTCCTGCTATGACAACCTCGTATTCATGAGATTGAACCAGGGgtatcatcaatggcaagaacatgACTTCACACAGCAATGAAAATATATCTTCAATAGCATGTTTTGTCACAAGTCTGGCTTTTGTCATGTCGCTTGGCGACAGTACCTGTACCAGCATTTCAGCTGCCGAGCCTATGACCTGATGGCGGTCATTGCAGCTGAAATGTGCACTGGTTGGACGTCTTTTTAGGGTGCGGATAGCGTGGTTCTGCTGCCAGAACCACCACAATTCTAATCCTGTTAGTCCATCATTGGCTTCCGACCCTCCATGTCCTTGGCCATCATTTCCGCCTTTTCCATATCCGCCTACTCCTTTGCCACCATGACCATCCCTGCACATTATATTTCAGGTTTATAATGGAAATATATCCTCAATAGTATATCCTCAATAGTATGTTCTGTCACAAGTGTGGCTTCTGTAAATGTTGCAATAGTGCAAGATTGACAATCATAATTTGGTTGTAGGAGTTCAGAAAATGTAATGCATAATTTTATATTATAATATAAGCTCATTGACTAGCATTTTTTTAGGAAATCGGAtcggtcaacaggcaaatttggagAAGTTCAGATTTCAGACAATGCTGAGACTGATCAGAAATCATTCATAGGAATTCAGATTGAATAGGCAAATTTTCAGTGGTTTGATCTCGGTTCTTGGATCCAACAATTGCTAGCACAGATTTGATTTGAATCTGAGAATTTTGTATCCTACAGGTTAACTGAATCTAGATTGGATGAATATATTTGCCTGTTTTGGATTTTCGGGTAGGGTTGCGGCTTGAACGACCCCCCCTGCCTAATGAGCTTTTGGTACGCCAAAATATTCTCTCTTCGTGTCGAACGTCTCACTACTCAGACTCAGTGGTCGGCGTGTGGTAAGATTTATCATTTTATCGCCCTCTTCTCTCTTGAGGCGTGTTTTTAAGCTTTGACGGGTTTATGATAATGCTGATAATTTAGAATCATCCAAATTCTGCATAAGGATCTTTTGAACAGCTAAACACATGGACAGAAAATTAGATTCTACATTCTACACTCAAAATCAGATCACTTAGACTGTCAGACAGATACTGTAACGGAATTTTCCAGCTCAGCGACTAACTACGACTACATTCAGTTCGAAACAAATCATCCTGAATGCTAAAAAATTGGCCTAGACTACAGGATCAGTATCATCCTCGCCGCTGTCATTATTATGTAAGCTGCCATGCCAACGCCACAACCCGTAAACAACTGCACCCGAAAATACTACTGCAACTGCAACAGCTGCTCCAAATATTCCATACACTGTGGCAGCAAAGATCGCCTCGCTCACTTGAAATTCTGAAAGGACAAGGgggaatacaattgggaagtacaGGATTTGTAGCAGCAAAGGGAATAAATCTTCAATGGCTTGCATTGTTGCGAGTGTGGCTTTGGTCATGTCTCTTGGTGGCAGTATTTCTGATGCTAGCATTAGAACTGCCAAGTCTACGAGCTGGTGGCGGTTCGTGTAGGTGAAATGAAGGGTGGTTCGGCCTCTTTTTTGGGCTCGGATTGCCCTGTTCCACTGCCAATACCACCAACACGCTACACCGGTTAGTCCATCACTGCTCTCTGAACCACCGTGTCCTTGATCGTCATTTCCACCACTTCCGTGGCCTCCGTTTCCTTTGCCACCATCACCATCCCTACATGTTAGATTAGGTTCAATAAAGGTGGTTACAACTTACACTAAACAGCCCGCAAGGCAAGGGtggagtctagtggttaaaactttggtgaAATTCCCAGTAGATTCAGGTTCAAGTCTCAccaagagcaaaatcttgtggagCATTCTTGGCCTGAGTCCATGTCTAATAGATTTCGAGTCTATCACCCTCGGGTGGCTTACCTctggtatacgtggtttgcaaGCTATCACGTACACCCGAAGGTTTACCCAGTGCGCACCGAAAGTAGCGGCTGCGGGTTCCTTTCAGGTCTCAAGTTTTATTTCCATTATACATGCTTCAAGTTCAAAGGACATTCCCTTGAATGAGTATAGTATAACATTACAAACCAAAACCATTACCATTGAAATCAAGTTATTTTAAGACACGTCGCCAATTTCCAATGCAAAAACAAAACGATCACAAATTTTAACAAAACGATTCAAACCTAAGACCTATTGTTCGAGAACAAAATCATTACCAAAGTCCTTAACAATTACTCATAGTTTCACTTTCATTAGTAGTACTTCTTTCTACTATTGTATAACTActaaataacattattattaacccAGTAACTTAATAGGTCCCGCAAATTGCGAGGTAACTATACTTTCCTTAGCATAAGTTGAGTACTCACGCTAACTAGGTCACGAaccgattttactcttaattccaccttattaaccttgacccattttcaccctcccaagcagaaggtcgcgacctaggtcatcaacccaatcattatccactttacaacattccaactactccctccgatccagaccaaaggtaacattgactttttgaCACTATTTATagtcgtagggaatcttcgatattattcttaatctataagacaaaatatattcatgtgagatcttgtttgattcatcgtcatgaatgctataagaatatcaaatttataatttttaataatgtgtaactaaagatatttacgttgcaaaacgtgcctcgacaagtgtgaaaaagtcaatattacctttggtctggatcggagggagtatcaTATTATATTCTTCTCTCTTACTTTTTCTAATTTTATAAATATATTCATTGTCCTTTTTTTGTGTCTAACAAACCAAAAAATGACACTTATTGGGTCATGGAAGAGGTCACCAAATGAAgcaaaggtcacaaattgacctccaaaggtcacaaattgacctttggTCACAAATTAACAACTTTAGTCACCAACTCACCAATTAAGTAGCTTAATTAAGTTACTAACCATGACcaagcaattgaccttgcttggggatggtcttacagTATTGTGTAAGACCGTTGTACAGTATAACAAATCTTACCCGAAGTCAAATTCAGTACCCGGAGCTCCAAGCCCAACACCATCAACTCCATATCCAATCTGAAGCGGGTCGATACCCGAATCCAACAACTCATTCTTCTCTAGTTTACCCACTTCAGAAAACCCATCATTAGAATCCGGGTAGGATCTTGAACCCATCAACAAACCCCGACCCGGTTCCGTGACCCGCATTTTGAGCTCTTGTTTGGTCCTCCATAATTTTATGCAATCTTTgtattttaaataataagaatATTTAAGATTGTTTTGGTTGTGAGTAAGAGGGAGTTTAAGTAATATGGTTTGGATTAATGAAAGATCAAtaatcataattttttttttcaagtattGTGAAAGATTGTTAGTCTGAAAGTGTACGTACAATTTGTAGATTTTAATGTGTTCTTATTTTTGTatgattattaatttattattatgattaatgaTTCTTGTTTATTTGTTTGACCATGTGAAGTGTGAACTCATTATAGTGGGTGTGCTTTATTAGTGCACTAAGCATAATATTCCAAGGATTAGTTGTGGGAGGGCATAATGCCACGAACTCATTTGTTAATGCCACGAGATCTATTTCAGCATGAACAGTGCAGTTTCTTACATTTGGTAAAGTAATTGTCGTGGCATTAAAGGTAAACCCCGTGGAAATATCAATCCCCGTTGTTTATGGTGTTGTTTTGGCACGCTTCTTTTAACGCCCATACTATTCACGTctaataggaataattataatagttgggcctcaaccatcaccttaaggttttggttgagatggttcatctatcttGGTATCGGGAGCCAGGTGTGGccggtcacgggttcaaatcccgcaacctcaaaactcctcaaaaactcggTTTTAAACCCAAAGACACGGTGATGAGGGAGCCGGGTGCTGACAACTAACCACTCTCACCAATCTCTAAAAGAAATAGATAGTCCATTTCTTTTTAACGGCTCAAAATGTATTCTAGCGACTAGCGTCATTCAACGACTCTAATTGAAATAGATAGTCCATTTCTTTTTAACGGCTCAAAATGTATTCTAGCGACTAGCGTCATTCAACGACTCTAATTTTATGCTtgaaaataaagaaataataggTATACAGTAGAAACTATAATTGTATGATTTTTACggagaaaatgaaaaaagaaagaaatgaaaaGCATCCTTATGCTGTGAAATGACCCTGGACACAAACTGATACTACTTGTGAATGGACTATATTATGAGTTTATGACTCATTTATAAGGTCAACTTACAGGCTTACAGCCTATTTGACTCCACAAGTCATCACTTTTTAAGGAACATCCTAAATCCATACAGGATCACCTTCCCACATTTGGACTTGTCCAAATCCACATAGAGATGGAAGTGGGTATGCGGGTCGTTGGACCGACACGCCTAGCACGGCCCATGGTCTTATTTAGCACGACATAAGATTGATATGGCCCAACACACCATGAGCTGTGGGCTGTGCCTGAGCCGAAGTTTGAGAAAAAAGATTGTCCCTATCTCAGACATGGCACGTAGACCTGTCATACGactcgggtcatacgggtcgggtcaaatacgggtcgggtcagatacgggtcgggtcatacgggtcacgggtcgggttagggtcagaatacgggtcaagaaataatttttaacgccttttttaaacgattttttttatttagaaaatatttttttaaaaaattaaatatattttaaattattattttagtcatattcatcatatacaataactatattgatataattattaaaataaagtttttttaataattatttttgttccgggtgtaattccagagcagatatttgataCCACTCGTCGCTAGTGGAATGATGTCCTTACTTGAATCCTCctcgcggtctcctgaaacgatgaacaaactgagggctcggctttggccgagcgtactcactccgacgctcaagtcagtaaacttagagagaagttgttgtaacttggctaagagtgtattgtagatagataaggaagatattaccagatgaatagtggttattaggttaatttctggatcctctcctcaatgaaggttgaggagtatttataggcattcaccttttgtcacgtagtggccaagtggccatgtggctatcaggtggaaagaccgttgtaccctcggccgatggacctgtggcaggctcgccgagggtcttggatatgagtacgcggatatgtgcccctacCGGCTAGTTGtcgccgagacccaagtgacagatAGATGGGCTCaatcggctagactgtctgagttgttgactttgctgtggatacccttgaccttgctcaatatgttgactgggtcagcggtgcagaatatgccccatcaattttattattaaatattataaaagttatataaaattgactttttagttgaatttttaattttaagtaataaaaaaataattttttaactatattttcaaatataatactccctccaattcgttatattgttcccatttgcttttggcacgatacttaagaaatactattaaaaatgaataaaggacattGGTGGGGTTGATGttaggagagagagatgaattaataggagttaaataatgagttgtggggccaaaatagtaagaaaagtaataaaataggagtaaaaaagTTATGTGGGGTTTGattataggagagagaaatgaataaaataagagaaaaaagttactaaaaaaggaaaggggaacattacctgaataatccgttttgggaaacagggaacattatagcgaattggagggagtatataaataataatatttttagtaaaattcatgattttctcttgacccaacgggtcgacccgttcgggtcgggtctcgaccctaaaataacgggtcatttcgggttcgggtcaaacgggtcgcgggtcgagaaaaccgggtttgtaaccctaagaaaacgggtcgggtcgggtttacgggtcgggtcgagttttgacaggtctatTGGCACGCTTAGACACACCCAAAATATAAAGAAACAAGACTTGAGTGCAGTAAAAGCTTGGCACACTCAAGCACGACACCACACGCTATGAGTTGTGCCTGAGCCACATTTCATTAATTTCACCGGCACGAAGCCCACATCCGTGGGCCTGGGCCGTGCCCTTTTCGCCTACAGACACGATAGGCCAACATGAGGTACGACCTAACACAACCCACTTCCATCTTTAACTCCATATCAATAGAATAAAGTGGTAGAGTTAGGAGGCTAACATGGACGCACGctttcatgaaaaataaaaatttcaACGCTTTTAGTTTTCAAATAATTTTCGACTTTCCTTTATATTATTACCAATTCGCCCCCACTAAGTTAAAATCTTTGCTCCATCAGTGATTGAACTTTCGACAACTACACCATTCGTCGCTCTTTCAAACTCCTCCGAAGTCCGAACCCAACATCACTAGTTCACTACCATTAAGCTCGCTGAAAGCTCGAATCCACCCCACCTCATCTCTTCATACCGCAAGTCGATACtcctttttattttgtaaaaaaacATATACATAAGAGATACAACCATATTTTGTAAAAACATATcaaataatttatataattatttttcaTCCCTATCATACACTCTTACGTCT
This sequence is a window from Silene latifolia isolate original U9 population chromosome 8, ASM4854445v1, whole genome shotgun sequence. Protein-coding genes within it:
- the LOC141596056 gene encoding caffeoylshikimate esterase, with protein sequence MNQNPPNPNSNPNSYPNYWGTTPEEEYYTQQGIKCTKSFYTTPTTNQTLFTRSWVPLSNNNNNPPRGIICMVHGYGNDISWTFQGTPIYLAQNGFACFALDLPGHGKSDGLKAFVPNVDHVVSDCISYFNSIMDDHNYVNLPCFLFGESMGGAICLLISLKVTECLGNRYKGAILIAPMCRISDNVRPKWPIPEILTMVGKIMPKLAIVPTPDLLDKSVKVPEKKAIAVLNPLRYNGKPRLGTVIELLRVTDYLTAKLKDVSIPFVVLHGSADGVTDPNVSRELYEEARSEDKTIKIYEGMLHSLLFGETDENVALVRNDILGWLTERCS
- the LOC141596058 gene encoding uncharacterized protein LOC141596058 isoform X1; translated protein: MIIDLSLIQTILLKLPLTHNQNNLKYSYYLKYKDCIKLWRTKQELKMRVTEPGRGLLMGSRSYPDSNDGFSEVGKLEKNELLDSGIDPLQIGYGVDGVGLGAPGTEFDFGDGHGGKGVGGYGKGGNDGQGHGGSEANDGLTGLELWWFWQQNHAIRTLKRRPTSAHFSCNDRHQVIGSAAEMLVQVLSPSDMTKARLVTKHAIEDIFSLLCEVMFLPLMIPLVQSHEYEVVIAGTLFMILGATVTLAAVVSGGVIYGLWHWRNSLQNHDSDDDDSDPQYSDPQVH
- the LOC141596058 gene encoding uncharacterized protein LOC141596058 isoform X2 translates to MIIDLSLIQTILLKLPLTHNQNNLKYSYYLKYKDCIKLWRTKQELKMRVTEPGRGLLMGSRSYPDSNDGFSEVGKLEKNELLDSGIDPLQIGYGVDGVGLGAPGTEFDFGDGDGGKGNGGHGSGGNDDQGHGGSESSDGLTGVACWWYWQWNRAIRAQKRGRTTLHFTYTNRHQLVDLAVLMLASEILPPRDMTKATLATMQAIEDLFPLLLQILYFPIVFPLVLSEFQVSEAIFAATVYGIFGAAVAVAVVFSGAVVYGLWRWHGSLHNNDSGEDDTDPVV